Part of the Leptospira langatensis genome is shown below.
TCCTCTCCAAATACCCAGTCGCTATCGGAACATTTGCTTTGGCAATTGCGGATCTCTTCTTTAAAAGGAAAAGAAATGGAGATCGCTGAGATCCTGATCTCTATGCTGGACGATAGAGGATTCATTTCCCAGACCCAGGCGGAACTTGCGGCGGAGATAGGAGTTCCTCAAAAAACCGTTCGAAAGGTACTAGAACAGATCCATCAACTAGATCCGATCGGAATAGGCGCAGGAAGCATCCAAGAAACATTATATATCCAAGCGAAGATCCTAAAACCGGAAGATACGAATCTTCACGATCTTATTTCCAATTATCTAAAAGACCTGGAAAAACTGGATTATAGAGGAATCTCTAAGAAGATGGGACTTCCCATAGAGACGATAGAGTCCATGGCGGCAGAGATCAAGAAGTTAGAACCTTTTCCCGCTACCTTATACACTCCTCAAAAACCGGATTATATTGTTCCAGACGTGATCATTCGAGAGATAGAGGGGGAGTTCAGCATCCTTCTGAACGACGAATGGCTTCCCAAACTCAAGATCAATAAAGAATATAAGGGAATGCTAAAGAAGGGAGCAGGAGCCAAGGATTCGGACAAGGAATATATCTCTTCCAAACTGAATTCCGCAGAATGGCTGATCCGTTCCGTAAATCAAAGAAGACAGACCTTATACAGAGTCGTCTCCGCGATCATAGAACTGCAAACCGAGTTCTTTAAAAAAGGAGTCCGCTTCTTAAAGCCTCTTACCCTAAAGGACATCGCAGAGAGACTGGATCTGCATGAGTCCACCGTTTCCAGGATCACTTCCAATAAGTATGTGCA
Proteins encoded:
- the rpoN gene encoding RNA polymerase factor sigma-54; this translates as MNLNHQLVQKQTQKLVMTQDLRQSIELLPLSTLELADRISAELVENPMLEEEISSERSKSPELYSVDDLKRKEKNDFLKNSDPGWQESFSLDKPQYRNTDASDRNQKYIESSPNTQSLSEHLLWQLRISSLKGKEMEIAEILISMLDDRGFISQTQAELAAEIGVPQKTVRKVLEQIHQLDPIGIGAGSIQETLYIQAKILKPEDTNLHDLISNYLKDLEKLDYRGISKKMGLPIETIESMAAEIKKLEPFPATLYTPQKPDYIVPDVIIREIEGEFSILLNDEWLPKLKINKEYKGMLKKGAGAKDSDKEYISSKLNSAEWLIRSVNQRRQTLYRVVSAIIELQTEFFKKGVRFLKPLTLKDIAERLDLHESTVSRITSNKYVQTSWGILELKWFFSSGLKSKTSEGGMESSKTIHDIIRNLVKEEDPENPLSDQDIVEKIESKGIEIARRTVAKYRKILKILPSNQRKKVKSLEAR